One Rhinolophus sinicus isolate RSC01 linkage group LG06, ASM3656204v1, whole genome shotgun sequence DNA window includes the following coding sequences:
- the SMIM1 gene encoding small integral membrane protein 1 isoform X1 produces the protein MQLQDSGVQYSRWDDSSQDAVSAEAVSSTEEASSGESSHSRFSRKLCSGKLGIAMKVLGGVAVFWAVFILGYVTGYFVHKCK, from the exons atGCAGCTCCAGGACAGTGGCGTCCAGTACAGCAGGTGGGACGACAGCAGCCAGGATGCAGTCAGCGCGGAGGCTGTGTCCAGCACAGAGGAGGCCTCGAGCGGGGAGAG TTCTCACTCTAGGTTCTCCCGGAAGCTGTGCTCGGGCAAGCTGGGCATCGCCATGAAGGTGCTCGGCGGCGTGGCCGTCTTCTGGGCCGTCTTCATCCTGGGCTACGTCACCGGCTACTTCGTGCACAAGTGCAAATAA
- the SMIM1 gene encoding small integral membrane protein 1 isoform X2: MQLQDSGVQYSRWDDSSQDAVSAEAVSSTEEASSGERFSRKLCSGKLGIAMKVLGGVAVFWAVFILGYVTGYFVHKCK; encoded by the exons atGCAGCTCCAGGACAGTGGCGTCCAGTACAGCAGGTGGGACGACAGCAGCCAGGATGCAGTCAGCGCGGAGGCTGTGTCCAGCACAGAGGAGGCCTCGAGCGGGGAGAG GTTCTCCCGGAAGCTGTGCTCGGGCAAGCTGGGCATCGCCATGAAGGTGCTCGGCGGCGTGGCCGTCTTCTGGGCCGTCTTCATCCTGGGCTACGTCACCGGCTACTTCGTGCACAAGTGCAAATAA